The DNA region AACCGCGACGGCAGGACCGACCTGGCAGGCGTCGATTCTCCCTTCCGTGAAACGGCAGGTGCGCGGGTGCTCCTGGCCATGCCGCCAGGCCCCAGGCACGGACCTGACGCTGACACGGGAGGCAATCGCCAGGCGGAGTGTGGCGCCCGGCTGGATGGGTCCGCATCCTCCGATCCCGACTCCACTCCCGGGTCGAACGACGACATCCTTGGCTTCGACTGGTTCGAGGGGGTGATGGATGGCGTCTCTCCCACCTTCCTTGCTCGAGGGGAGCTGGCGGACGCCAACCTCCCGCCGGGAGAGCACCATATCCGCCTGATCGTGACGGATCGGCTCGGAGAGACCGATTCCGAGGATTTCCTGTTGACCATCGTCGACAACACAGCTCCTCAGCTGGCCGTGTCGCTTTCCCCGAGGGTCCTGTCACCGCCCAATCACAAGCTCATGCCGGTCCATGCCACGGTCTCGGCGGAGGACCGCTGCGGCGGCGTCGCCTTGGTCCTGGAATCGATCTCGAGCAGCGAGCCCGACGACTCTCCGGGCGGCGGGGACGGCAATACGACGGGGGACATCCGCGAGGCCCAGTACGGCACCGCCGACCTCGATTTCCTTCTGCGGTCCGAGCGACTGAGGCCCGGACCAGGAAGGATCTACGTGATACGGTACCGCGCCACCGACGACGCCGGAAACACGACCCTGGCAAGTGCCACTGTCGCTGTCCCCGGAACTCCTTAGGCGGCTCGCGACCATCCCACCGGTCCAGCCGGAGCCGGAACCGCTAGCGGCCTCCTGGTAGACGAGACCACGAGCCCGCCCGGATCCGACTAGCGCGAGCGGCGGGTTGCGAGGACGGGTGTCGCGCCGGCCAGGAAGCCGAGCGCCATCCCACCCACGCCGATCAAGCCGAAGACAAAGCAGCCGACCGAGCCGGCGAATCCCGCGATGAGGCAGGCGACGAAGAAGGGGATGCCACCTTCGTCGCGTGGTCTGGGAGCCAGGACTCCCAGGGCAATCCCTCCCGTCAGGCCGGCAAGGATGCACAGAGTGGGGGCGAGAAGGCAGGTGCCGCCGACGCATAGGTGGTTGGTGGCGCGCATGACGACGGGGGCGAGCATCGGAATGCCGCCGGCAAGAATCCCGGGCTTCACGCCGCGCTGCCAGGCTTCCCCGCGCCATAGACAGTAAGTGACGGCAAGGACCAGTCCCATGCCGCCGATCGCCAGCTTCCCCGGCTCGGAGCAGCAGCAGGAAGACAGCCAGACGAGCGGCGCCAGGCAGAGGCTGCGCGTCAGGGCGCGGGCCAGGCGGCCGGTCTCGTAGGAGCGCCGGGCGCGAACCTGCAGCTCCAGGGGAAGTGCGTGCTCAGCCATGCTTCACCTTCCAGACGGCGCGCAGCCGTACCAGCGAGCGCTGCACGCGCTTGCGGAACGTGGCGGCTGCAATGGCGGCCCGGTCGCCGCGCGCGTACAGGCGCAAGGTCTCGGCATCTTCGGGCCGCAAGGAGCCGAGCGCCTCGCGCAGCATCGCTTCCATGTCCTGCTGAATGGCCGTCTCCTCGGGGGTGGCATTGAGATCTCGGGGGACCGGGGACCCTGTCGCGGGAGGCGGATCCTCGCGTCGCCGGGCCCTGCGGCGCCGCGCCGTCCGTATCTCGAAGGCGGCGACCCCGAGGACCCAGGCCAGGGCGCTGCGCGAGACATCGAATTCTCCGGCGCGAAAGAAGATCTTCAAGAGGGCCTCCTGCGCCGCGTCATCCGCATCTCCGGAGGGGAGGTGCCGGCCGGTGAAACGGCGCAGCAGCGGCCAGAGCAGCTCGAAGGCCGGAGGGAGCGCCGCCCGGTCGCCCTCGGCGAGCCGCTCCATCAGCTTCTGCAAAGCGGAGCGGTAGGGACGCTCCATCCGGCCTCCGGGTCCGGAACCCTCAGCGGGTTCCCAGGCTTACATCCAGCAACAGAACGGGCACCCGCTGCAAGGGCAGCAGGATGCCACCTTGTCGGCCGCCCAGGCGGCGACAGGCACCAGCGCCAGGATGGCGGCGACGGGAATCACACGCTTCAGCCACATGCGCTTCTCACCTCCTCCGGGGCGGCGACTGCGTTTCTGGATGCCGCAGGTTCCGCCTCCAGGAGGATAGGCAAGAAGTCTCCCGGGCGTGACCGGCCGAATTCAGAAATCTGCAACGGCTGGATGCCATGGTACCTGCCGCGTCAAAGCCCGTTTCCGACGCCGCCCTGGATCGCCGCCACTCGGCTCCCGCCTGGACCTCAATGATCGTGCCGGTGATGCAGATCGGGGCGATGCGCGTGCGCATGGGTCTTCGCCTCATGCGCGTGGACGTGGCTGTGACCCGCGGCGGGAGGCGGGACTTCATGGGCATGGTCGTGGTGCCCATCGTCGTGACGATGCCAGTGCACGTGCTCCACGGCCGCGTGCGAATGCCGGTGCTCATGGCGCTCACCCCGCAAGATCCACAACGCCACGAACATCATGGCGCCGGAAGCGATCTGGACCGGAAGAACTGGCTCAGCCAGAAACGTCCATGCCAGGGTCGCGCCCCAGAAGGGAGCGGTCGAAAACAGGAGCTGCGAGCGCGCCGCCCCGAGCTGCTGGGCACTCCCGATATAGAGAACCAGCGACAGGCCATAGCAGAGGGCGCCCACCAGCAGCGCCAATCCCACCATGCGATACGCAGGCGCATCCCCGATGATCAGGCAGCCCGCAAAGAGGTTGGTGCTTCCGGCGATGGCGCCCTTGATGAGCGTCGTCTGAGCGGGCGTGAGCGCGTCGATCAGGGAGGTCAGGTTATTGTCAAGTCCCCAGCACAGACAGGCCAGAGCCACGAGCAGTGCCGCGAGGCCGAGCTGCGACCCGCCTGGCCATGCGAGCAGCAGGCTCGCGACGAGCACCAGGCCGGCGCTGAGCCAGGCGCGCCCACGGAGATCCTCCTTGAAGAAGAGCCAGGCAAGCAGGACGGTGGCGAGCGGCTCCAGGCTCAACCAGAGCGAGACCGAGGCGGCCCGTGCGAAGGACAGCCCGGCGAGGAGCAGTGCCGGTGCCAGGACTCCACCGAGGAAGATGACGCCGGCCAGGCGTGCGGCGTTATGCCGGAGGAGGGTGACCGAGGGCGGTCTCTGCCGCAGCACCGCCGGCAGCACCGACGCCGCCGCGCCCAGGTAGAGGATACCGGCCAGGCTCAGCGGGCCGATGGATGCGAGGAGGCCCTTGGCGATCGGGGTGGCGGCGCCGAACAGCGCCGCCGCGGCGAGCGTCTGCGCCGCGGCCCGAAACTCGGCCCGGCCTCGGGTCTGTTCCATCCCGCCATCTCCCGGACTAGAAATCCCAAAGGATGCTGAAGGAGGGAGTGAAGCCGAGCCAGTAGCTCAGCTCGGGAATCGTCTCGATGCTCC from Candidatus Polarisedimenticolia bacterium includes:
- a CDS encoding sigma factor; this translates as MERPYRSALQKLMERLAEGDRAALPPAFELLWPLLRRFTGRHLPSGDADDAAQEALLKIFFRAGEFDVSRSALAWVLGVAAFEIRTARRRRARRREDPPPATGSPVPRDLNATPEETAIQQDMEAMLREALGSLRPEDAETLRLYARGDRAAIAAATFRKRVQRSLVRLRAVWKVKHG
- a CDS encoding DMT family transporter, with amino-acid sequence MEQTRGRAEFRAAAQTLAAAALFGAATPIAKGLLASIGPLSLAGILYLGAAASVLPAVLRQRPPSVTLLRHNAARLAGVIFLGGVLAPALLLAGLSFARAASVSLWLSLEPLATVLLAWLFFKEDLRGRAWLSAGLVLVASLLLAWPGGSQLGLAALLVALACLCWGLDNNLTSLIDALTPAQTTLIKGAIAGSTNLFAGCLIIGDAPAYRMVGLALLVGALCYGLSLVLYIGSAQQLGAARSQLLFSTAPFWGATLAWTFLAEPVLPVQIASGAMMFVALWILRGERHEHRHSHAAVEHVHWHRHDDGHHDHAHEVPPPAAGHSHVHAHEAKTHAHAHRPDLHHRHDH